In a genomic window of Pseudoxanthomonas sp. Root65:
- a CDS encoding NAD(P)/FAD-dependent oxidoreductase, translating into MGTETPRHITIIGAGLAGALLATLMARAGWRVDVFEKRGDPRVQGYAGGRSINLALTERGRHALRMADADDAVMRQAVMMRGRMVHALDGRQQLQRYGRDDSEVIWSIHRGDLNITLLDLAERAGAALHFHRRLDTVDFDAQVVRFGDEQDGSVHAVGFTALIGADGAGSSLRGAMQRREDLGERTEFLDHSYKELEIPPSADGDFMMEPNALHIWPRGHYMCIALPNDERTFTVTLFLPNHGDPSFASVRTGKDAKALFLRDFADAVPLIPELEQDWETNPTGLLATLYLDRWHLGGQAVLLGDAAHAMVPFHGQGMNCAFEDCVALSRHLLGSDDLAVAFAAFEAERKPNALAIQEMALENYVEMRDKVDDSGFLLQRELELALQERHPQRFVPHYTMVSFMRIPYALAQHRSHVQRDLLVRHTAGRASLDGIDWAAVDADVSERLPILADAAAMAH; encoded by the coding sequence TTGGGCACTGAGACGCCTCGACACATCACCATCATCGGCGCCGGCCTCGCCGGCGCGCTGCTGGCCACGCTGATGGCCCGTGCGGGCTGGCGGGTGGACGTGTTCGAGAAGCGTGGCGACCCGCGCGTGCAGGGCTATGCCGGCGGGCGCTCGATCAACCTGGCGCTGACCGAGCGCGGCCGCCATGCGTTGCGGATGGCCGACGCCGACGATGCGGTGATGCGGCAGGCGGTGATGATGCGCGGTCGCATGGTGCATGCCCTCGATGGGCGGCAGCAGTTGCAGCGCTACGGGCGCGACGACTCGGAGGTCATCTGGTCGATCCATCGTGGCGATCTGAACATCACCCTGCTGGACCTGGCCGAGCGCGCGGGTGCGGCACTGCATTTCCATCGCCGGTTGGACACCGTGGACTTCGATGCGCAGGTCGTCCGGTTCGGTGACGAACAGGATGGCAGCGTGCATGCCGTGGGCTTCACTGCCCTGATCGGTGCCGACGGTGCCGGATCGTCGCTGCGCGGCGCCATGCAGCGACGCGAGGATCTGGGCGAGCGTACCGAGTTCCTCGACCATTCCTACAAGGAACTGGAAATCCCGCCGTCGGCCGACGGCGATTTCATGATGGAACCGAATGCGCTGCACATCTGGCCACGCGGACACTACATGTGCATCGCACTGCCGAACGATGAGCGCACGTTCACGGTGACGCTGTTCCTGCCCAATCACGGCGACCCAAGCTTCGCCAGCGTCCGTACGGGAAAGGACGCGAAAGCGCTGTTCCTGCGCGACTTCGCCGACGCCGTACCGCTGATCCCCGAACTCGAACAGGACTGGGAGACCAACCCCACCGGCCTGCTCGCCACGCTGTACCTGGATCGCTGGCATCTCGGCGGCCAGGCGGTCCTGCTGGGCGACGCGGCCCACGCCATGGTGCCCTTCCACGGCCAGGGCATGAACTGCGCCTTCGAGGACTGCGTGGCGCTGTCGCGGCATTTGCTGGGGTCTGACGACCTGGCCGTCGCCTTCGCCGCGTTCGAGGCCGAACGCAAGCCGAACGCGCTGGCGATCCAGGAGATGGCGCTGGAGAACTACGTGGAGATGCGCGACAAGGTCGACGACAGCGGCTTCCTGCTGCAGCGCGAACTGGAACTGGCATTGCAGGAACGCCACCCGCAACGCTTCGTCCCGCACTACACGATGGTCAGCTTCATGCGCATCCCCTACGCGCTGGCGCAGCACCGCAGCCACGTGCAGCGTGACCTGCTGGTGCGGCACACCGCAGGCCGGGCATCGCTCGACGGCATCGATTGGGCGGCAGTGGATGCGGATGTCAGTGAAAGGTTGCCGATCCTCGCGGACGCCGCGGCGATGGCCCACTGA
- the kynU gene encoding kynureninase: MTDPLSRTHIIALDAADPLRALRNDFLIPRHKHNDQVYFCGNSLGLQPKGARTYINEVLDKWSTEAVEGHFTGNAQWMTYHELVRDPLARVVGAEPAEVVAMNTLTTNLHLMMVSFYRPTAERPAILMEAGAFPSDRHAMESQVRFHGFDPATDLIEVEPDQPDGTLSMAAIERAIAEHGPRLALVLWPGIQYRTGQAFDLAEMARLGHAQGAIVGVDLAHAVGNLPLRLHDSGVDFAVWCHYKYLNSGPGAVAGCFVHARHALTDRPRFAGWWGHEKETRFRMAPEFVPTPGAEGWQLSNPPILGLAPLRASLELFEKAGGMDAIRTKSLKITGLLEALIRTRLSDVLQIITPADTTRRGAQLSLRVSGGRERGRELFEYLLSVGVVGDWREPDVIRISPAPLYNRYMDVHRFVEEVETWRGF; the protein is encoded by the coding sequence ATGACCGACCCGCTGTCCCGCACCCACATCATCGCCCTCGATGCCGCCGATCCGCTACGTGCGCTGCGCAACGACTTCCTGATCCCGCGCCACAAGCACAACGACCAGGTGTACTTCTGCGGCAACTCGCTCGGCCTGCAGCCGAAGGGCGCGCGCACGTACATCAACGAGGTGCTGGACAAGTGGTCCACCGAAGCCGTGGAGGGCCATTTCACCGGCAACGCGCAGTGGATGACCTACCACGAACTGGTGCGTGACCCGCTGGCACGCGTGGTGGGCGCGGAGCCGGCCGAGGTGGTGGCGATGAACACGCTGACCACCAACCTGCACCTGATGATGGTGAGCTTCTACCGCCCCACGGCGGAACGGCCGGCGATCCTGATGGAAGCCGGCGCATTCCCGTCCGACCGACATGCGATGGAGTCGCAGGTGCGCTTCCATGGCTTCGACCCGGCGACCGACCTGATTGAAGTGGAGCCGGACCAGCCCGATGGCACGCTGTCGATGGCCGCCATCGAGCGCGCCATCGCCGAACACGGTCCGCGGCTGGCGCTGGTGCTGTGGCCGGGCATCCAGTACCGCACCGGACAGGCCTTCGACCTGGCCGAGATGGCCCGCCTTGGCCATGCGCAGGGCGCCATCGTCGGCGTCGACCTCGCGCATGCGGTCGGCAACCTGCCATTGCGCCTGCACGACAGCGGCGTCGATTTCGCCGTGTGGTGCCACTACAAGTACCTCAACTCCGGGCCGGGTGCCGTCGCCGGCTGCTTCGTGCACGCACGGCATGCGCTTACCGATCGACCGCGCTTCGCCGGCTGGTGGGGACACGAAAAGGAAACCCGCTTCCGCATGGCCCCCGAGTTCGTCCCCACGCCCGGCGCCGAGGGCTGGCAGCTCAGCAACCCGCCCATCCTGGGCCTGGCGCCGCTGCGCGCCTCGCTGGAACTGTTCGAGAAGGCCGGCGGCATGGACGCCATCCGCACCAAGTCGCTCAAGATCACCGGGCTGCTGGAAGCCCTGATCCGGACACGGCTGTCGGACGTGCTGCAGATCATCACGCCTGCCGACACCACCCGACGCGGCGCACAGCTGTCGCTGCGCGTGAGCGGTGGTCGCGAGCGCGGGCGTGAGCTGTTCGAGTACCTGCTGTCGGTGGGCGTCGTCGGTGATTGGCGCGAGCCGGACGTGATCCGCATCTCGCCCGCTCCGCTCTACAACCGCTACATGGACGTCCACCGCTTCGTCGAGGAAGTCGAGACGTGGCGCGGATTCTGA
- a CDS encoding amidohydrolase family protein yields MLKIDTHAHFLPRDWPDLAAKYGDLRFPVIHHGDDGRHRIYKDGKFFREILPKTWDPEERIADYAQFGVQVQVISTVPVMFSYWAKPHHALELHQALNDHTAAACRDYPRHYAGIGTVPMQSPRLAVQELERCMDQLGLQGVQIGSHVNDWNLDAPELFEFFQAASELGAAILVHPWDMMGAASMTKYWLPWLVGMPAEQSRAACSLIFGGVLERLPQLKVCFAHGGGSFPYTIGRIEHGFNMRPDLVATDNHRNPRDYLGRVYFDSWVADPRALRYLLDTVGHARVMLGTDYPFPLGEQEPGAGIAALGLDEAQQARLYHGTALEWLGLPASRFL; encoded by the coding sequence ATGCTGAAAATCGACACCCACGCGCATTTCCTGCCCCGTGACTGGCCCGACCTGGCGGCCAAGTACGGCGACCTGCGCTTCCCGGTGATCCACCACGGCGACGACGGTCGTCACCGCATCTACAAGGACGGCAAGTTCTTCCGCGAAATCCTGCCCAAGACCTGGGACCCGGAGGAACGCATCGCCGACTACGCCCAGTTCGGCGTACAGGTGCAGGTGATCAGCACGGTGCCGGTGATGTTCAGCTACTGGGCCAAGCCGCATCACGCCCTGGAACTGCACCAGGCGCTCAACGACCACACCGCCGCCGCCTGCCGCGACTACCCGCGCCATTACGCCGGCATCGGCACGGTGCCGATGCAGTCCCCGCGCCTGGCCGTGCAGGAACTGGAACGCTGCATGGACCAACTGGGGCTGCAGGGCGTGCAGATCGGCAGCCATGTCAACGACTGGAACCTGGACGCGCCGGAGCTGTTCGAGTTCTTCCAGGCCGCCAGCGAGCTCGGCGCAGCGATCCTGGTGCATCCGTGGGACATGATGGGCGCGGCGTCCATGACGAAGTACTGGCTGCCCTGGCTGGTGGGCATGCCGGCCGAACAGTCGCGCGCCGCGTGCAGCCTGATCTTCGGTGGCGTGCTGGAACGCCTGCCGCAACTGAAGGTCTGCTTCGCCCACGGCGGCGGCAGCTTCCCCTACACCATCGGTCGCATCGAGCATGGCTTCAACATGCGGCCGGACCTGGTGGCCACCGACAACCATCGCAACCCCCGCGACTACCTGGGCCGCGTGTACTTCGACTCCTGGGTCGCCGATCCGCGCGCGCTGCGCTACCTGCTGGACACCGTCGGCCACGCGCGCGTCATGCTGGGTACCGACTACCCGTTCCCGTTGGGCGAACAGGAACCGGGCGCCGGCATCGCCGCGCTGGGCCTGGACGAGGCGCAGCAGGCGCGCCTGTACCACGGCACGGCGCTGGAATGGCTGGGTCTGCCGGCGTCGAGGTTTCTATGA
- a CDS encoding nucleotidyltransferase domain-containing protein, producing the protein MPNLGIIVPDMGINDIPRSGKVSEAAARYASASLSGALFTTTQQRVLACLFGEPGRSYAVNELIQATGAGSGAVQRELARLAGSGLLTVEHVGNQKRYRANPDAPIHDELVSIVRKTFGLAEPLREALAPLAGRIHAAFLYGSIAKGSDTARSDIDLMVIADDLAYADVMLALHPVAERLGRQVNPTVYARDELRTRIDAGNSFVTRVLQQPRQWLIGGDDDLAA; encoded by the coding sequence TTGCCCAATCTGGGCATTATCGTGCCCGATATGGGCATTAACGACATTCCCCGGTCTGGAAAGGTCAGCGAAGCGGCGGCGCGCTATGCCAGCGCCAGCCTATCCGGCGCCCTGTTCACCACCACCCAGCAGCGCGTGCTGGCCTGTCTGTTCGGCGAGCCCGGACGCAGCTACGCGGTCAACGAACTGATCCAGGCCACAGGCGCCGGCAGCGGCGCCGTCCAGCGCGAACTGGCCCGCCTGGCCGGCAGCGGACTGCTGACCGTCGAGCACGTCGGCAACCAGAAGCGCTACCGCGCCAATCCCGACGCCCCGATCCACGACGAGCTGGTGTCCATCGTCCGCAAGACCTTCGGCCTGGCCGAGCCGCTGCGCGAAGCGCTGGCGCCGCTGGCCGGGCGCATCCACGCCGCCTTCCTCTACGGATCGATCGCCAAGGGCAGCGACACCGCCCGCAGCGACATCGATCTGATGGTGATCGCCGACGACCTGGCCTACGCCGACGTGATGCTGGCGCTTCACCCGGTGGCCGAACGGCTGGGGCGGCAGGTCAATCCCACGGTCTACGCGCGCGACGAGCTGCGCACCCGGATCGACGCAGGGAACAGCTTCGTCACCCGGGTCCTGCAACAACCGCGGCAGTGGCTGATCGGGGGCGACGATGACCTCGCCGCTTGA
- a CDS encoding 3-hydroxyanthranilate 3,4-dioxygenase, whose product MLPNPLNFQAWIDEHRHLLKPPVGNKVIHDGDFIVMVVGGPNARTDYHWDEGPEWFYQLEGEMVLRIQEDGAVRDIPIQAGEIFLLPPRVPHSPQRMPGSVGLVIERRRLPHEDDGLLWFCERCNEKVYEEYFHLNDIEKDFFRVFEAFYRNDDLRTCKACGHLNPRPSRYEMQADSQADIT is encoded by the coding sequence ATGCTGCCCAACCCGCTCAACTTCCAGGCCTGGATCGACGAGCATCGGCACCTGCTGAAGCCGCCGGTCGGCAACAAGGTCATCCATGACGGCGACTTCATCGTCATGGTGGTGGGCGGGCCGAACGCGCGCACCGACTATCACTGGGACGAAGGCCCGGAGTGGTTCTACCAGTTGGAAGGCGAGATGGTGCTGCGCATCCAGGAGGACGGTGCCGTGCGCGACATTCCGATCCAGGCCGGCGAGATCTTCCTGCTGCCGCCGCGGGTGCCGCATTCGCCGCAGCGCATGCCGGGCTCGGTCGGGCTGGTGATCGAGCGCAGGCGCCTGCCGCACGAGGACGACGGCCTGCTGTGGTTCTGCGAGCGCTGCAACGAGAAGGTGTACGAGGAGTACTTCCACCTCAACGACATCGAGAAGGATTTCTTCCGCGTCTTTGAAGCTTTCTACCGCAACGACGACCTGCGCACCTGCAAGGCCTGCGGCCACCTGAATCCCCGGCCCAGCCGCTACGAAATGCAGGCCGACTCGCAGGCCGACATCACCTGA
- a CDS encoding RidA family protein: MSEAVHADAAPKPVGQYPHARRVGDLLFLSGIGPRDPASNAIVGNVHDADGRLISYDIDAQCRAVFANVRAVLKASGARWEDLVDVTVYLTDMAHDFKAYNRVWTEYFPDAATAPCRTTLGITALPTPIAIELKCIAHLPERR; the protein is encoded by the coding sequence ATGAGTGAGGCCGTCCACGCCGATGCCGCGCCGAAGCCGGTCGGCCAGTATCCGCACGCGCGACGCGTGGGCGACCTGCTGTTCCTGTCAGGCATCGGGCCGCGCGATCCGGCCAGCAACGCCATCGTCGGCAACGTGCACGATGCGGACGGACGCCTGATCAGCTACGACATCGACGCGCAGTGCCGTGCCGTCTTCGCCAACGTGCGTGCCGTGCTGAAAGCCAGCGGTGCACGCTGGGAAGACCTGGTGGACGTGACGGTCTACCTCACCGACATGGCGCACGACTTCAAGGCCTACAACCGGGTCTGGACGGAGTACTTCCCCGACGCGGCCACCGCCCCCTGCCGCACCACGCTCGGCATCACCGCCCTGCCCACCCCTATCGCGATCGAGCTGAAGTGCATCGCGCACCTGCCGGAGCGCCGCTGA
- the can gene encoding carbonate dehydratase produces MTELEKLLQNNRDWADRIKQEDPGFFKRLSQQQSPRYLWIGCSDSRVPANQILGLDPGEVFVHRNIANVMSHGDLNALSVVQFAVDILKVEHILLVGHYGCGGVHAAMTGLRVGLADNWLRHVADVAMKHADLLEQVDTESLRHARLCELNVIEQVFNVCQTTVVQDAWARGQPLAIHGWVYSLFDGRVRELGMDVSAADELQPAYQRALAGVPPKGKRDE; encoded by the coding sequence CTGACCGAACTCGAGAAACTGCTGCAGAACAACCGCGACTGGGCCGACCGCATCAAGCAGGAGGACCCGGGCTTCTTCAAGCGCCTGTCCCAGCAGCAGTCGCCACGCTACCTGTGGATCGGCTGCTCCGATTCGCGCGTGCCGGCCAACCAGATCCTGGGCCTGGACCCGGGTGAGGTGTTCGTCCATCGCAACATCGCCAACGTGATGTCGCATGGCGACCTCAACGCGCTGTCGGTGGTGCAGTTCGCCGTCGACATCCTGAAGGTCGAACACATCCTGCTGGTGGGCCACTACGGCTGCGGCGGCGTGCATGCGGCGATGACCGGCCTGCGCGTGGGCCTGGCCGACAACTGGCTGCGCCATGTCGCCGACGTGGCGATGAAGCATGCGGACCTGCTGGAACAGGTGGACACCGAATCGCTGCGCCATGCGCGCCTGTGCGAGCTGAACGTCATCGAGCAGGTGTTCAACGTCTGCCAGACCACGGTGGTGCAGGACGCCTGGGCACGCGGACAGCCGCTGGCGATCCATGGCTGGGTCTACAGCCTGTTCGACGGGCGGGTGCGCGAGCTGGGCATGGACGTGAGCGCAGCCGACGAACTGCAACCCGCCTACCAGCGCGCCCTCGCGGGCGTGCCGCCCAAGGGCAAGCGCGATGAGTGA
- a CDS encoding aldehyde dehydrogenase, whose amino-acid sequence MDMDRFGHFIDGETRAGSAWRPVFEPASGEIYAEVADGIESDVLLAVQSAESAFPAWAALPTSERSRWLETLAQALEQRRDAFAAAESRDTGKPLALARNVEIPRAIANLRFFAHAATQFASESHHGEAGLNYTLRPPLGVVAAISPWNLPLYLFTWKIAPALAAGNTVVAKPSEITPATATLFGQLAADIGLPRGVLNIVHGAGPAVGEPLVRHPAIKAISFTGSTAVGRRIAGLAAPELKKVSLELGGKNATLVFANSDWRAHLDTLLRSALQNAGQICLCGSRLLVQQAIYEEFRDVLVERAAGWQAGPLDDPDTRLGALVSQAHFDKVLACIARARVEGGRVLTGGHTLDRPGWYIAPTVIEGLGPEAATNREEIFGPVVTLQPFEDEAHALALANAGDYGLAATVWTRDLDRAHRLAAQLRAGIVWINTWMTRDLRTPFGGTGASGLGREGGLEAMRFFTEPKNVCIALR is encoded by the coding sequence ATGGACATGGACCGCTTCGGCCACTTCATCGACGGCGAGACGCGCGCTGGCAGCGCCTGGCGTCCCGTGTTCGAGCCGGCCTCGGGCGAGATCTATGCCGAGGTCGCCGACGGTATCGAGAGCGATGTGCTGCTGGCCGTGCAGTCCGCCGAATCCGCCTTCCCTGCCTGGGCCGCGCTGCCCACCAGCGAACGATCGCGCTGGCTGGAGACGCTGGCCCAGGCCCTGGAACAACGCCGCGATGCGTTCGCCGCTGCCGAATCCCGCGACACCGGCAAGCCGCTGGCACTGGCGCGGAACGTCGAGATTCCACGCGCCATCGCCAACCTGCGCTTCTTCGCCCATGCCGCCACCCAGTTCGCCAGTGAGTCGCACCATGGCGAGGCAGGCTTGAACTACACCCTGCGGCCGCCACTGGGCGTGGTGGCGGCGATCTCGCCGTGGAACCTGCCGCTGTATCTCTTCACCTGGAAGATCGCGCCCGCGCTAGCGGCCGGCAATACGGTGGTCGCCAAACCGTCCGAGATCACGCCGGCCACCGCGACGCTGTTCGGACAGCTGGCCGCGGACATCGGCCTGCCGCGTGGGGTGCTGAACATCGTGCACGGCGCGGGCCCGGCCGTCGGCGAACCGCTGGTGCGGCATCCCGCGATCAAGGCGATCTCGTTCACCGGCAGCACGGCGGTTGGGCGGCGCATCGCCGGTCTGGCCGCGCCGGAGCTCAAGAAGGTCTCGCTGGAACTCGGCGGCAAGAACGCCACCTTGGTCTTCGCCAACAGCGACTGGCGCGCGCACCTGGACACCCTGCTGCGCTCGGCGCTCCAGAACGCCGGACAGATCTGCCTGTGCGGTTCGCGCCTGCTGGTGCAGCAGGCGATCTACGAGGAATTCCGCGACGTGCTGGTCGAGCGAGCCGCCGGGTGGCAGGCCGGGCCGCTCGACGATCCGGATACCCGTCTCGGCGCGTTGGTGTCGCAGGCGCACTTCGACAAGGTGCTGGCGTGCATCGCACGCGCGCGCGTCGAGGGCGGCCGCGTGCTGACCGGCGGCCATACGCTGGACCGTCCGGGCTGGTACATCGCGCCGACCGTGATCGAAGGCCTGGGACCGGAAGCCGCGACCAACCGCGAGGAAATTTTCGGCCCCGTGGTGACGCTGCAGCCGTTCGAGGACGAGGCCCATGCGCTTGCGCTGGCCAATGCCGGGGACTACGGCCTGGCAGCCACTGTGTGGACGCGCGACCTGGACCGCGCCCATCGCCTGGCAGCGCAGCTGCGCGCCGGCATTGTCTGGATCAATACGTGGATGACACGCGACCTGCGCACGCCGTTCGGCGGCACGGGGGCTTCCGGCCTGGGCCGGGAAGGCGGCCTGGAGGCCATGCGTTTCTTCACCGAACCCAAGAACGTCTGCATTGCGTTGCGCTGA
- a CDS encoding SDR family oxidoreductase — MDLNLAGRHALVCGASEGIGRAAAHELALLGADVTVLARRAEVLADVAAALPRMAAEQHHGSLAIDVADAAALQAKVGALVAARPVHILINNTGGPPGGRAIEAGADDYLAAFQRHLLANQSFAQLTVPGMREASWGRIVNVVSTSVKEPIANLGVSNTIRGAVASWAKTLSKELGADGITVNNVLPGYTRTQRLEQILQDRVQATGKDETAISAAMLATVPTGRFAEAHEIAAAIAFLASPAAAYITGVSLAVDGGRMQSI, encoded by the coding sequence ATGGACCTCAACCTCGCCGGCCGGCATGCCTTGGTATGCGGTGCCTCCGAAGGCATCGGCCGCGCAGCCGCCCATGAGCTCGCCCTGCTGGGCGCGGACGTGACCGTCCTGGCCCGTCGTGCCGAGGTGCTGGCGGACGTGGCCGCTGCGCTGCCGCGCATGGCCGCAGAACAGCACCACGGCAGTCTCGCCATCGACGTCGCCGATGCTGCGGCATTGCAGGCAAAGGTCGGCGCACTCGTGGCCGCCCGTCCGGTCCACATCCTCATCAACAACACCGGCGGCCCGCCCGGCGGACGCGCCATCGAGGCCGGCGCCGACGACTACCTGGCCGCCTTCCAGCGCCACCTGCTGGCCAACCAGTCGTTCGCGCAGCTGACGGTACCCGGCATGCGTGAAGCCAGCTGGGGCCGCATCGTCAACGTGGTCTCCACCTCGGTGAAGGAGCCCATCGCCAATCTCGGCGTCTCCAACACCATCCGCGGCGCGGTGGCCAGTTGGGCCAAGACGCTGTCGAAGGAACTGGGCGCCGACGGGATCACCGTCAACAACGTGCTGCCCGGTTACACGCGGACGCAACGACTTGAACAGATCCTGCAGGACCGCGTGCAGGCCACCGGCAAGGACGAAACCGCCATCAGCGCCGCCATGCTCGCCACCGTGCCGACCGGCCGCTTTGCCGAGGCGCACGAGATCGCCGCCGCCATCGCCTTCCTCGCCTCCCCTGCAGCGGCGTACATCACCGGTGTCAGCCTGGCCGTGGACGGTGGCCGCATGCAATCGATCTGA
- a CDS encoding FMN-binding negative transcriptional regulator, producing the protein MYTPRAFVETDLVALDRLIARDAFVTLVTVADGVPCVSHLPVLYAREGDRIVIEGHWAKPNPQARHAGPALLIVHGPHAYLSPGWYVDKEEAARVPTWNYAVAHLHGVLELTDDTAELASIVDRLSQLNEARVGNDWRFEHDRDDHVRQLRGIVGFRFMVERVELKFKLSQNHPAANVEGAAAALRQLGGEDNVAVSELMRERLARQAADVGAT; encoded by the coding sequence ATGTATACGCCACGCGCGTTCGTCGAAACCGACCTGGTCGCACTCGACCGGCTGATCGCGCGCGATGCCTTCGTCACCCTGGTGACCGTCGCCGACGGGGTGCCGTGTGTCAGCCACCTGCCCGTGCTCTATGCGCGTGAAGGCGACCGGATCGTCATCGAGGGGCACTGGGCGAAACCGAATCCGCAGGCGCGTCATGCCGGCCCTGCCCTGCTGATCGTGCATGGCCCCCATGCCTATCTGTCGCCGGGCTGGTACGTGGACAAAGAGGAAGCCGCACGCGTCCCGACCTGGAACTATGCGGTCGCGCACCTGCATGGCGTACTGGAGCTCACCGACGACACCGCCGAACTGGCGTCAATCGTCGATCGCCTCAGCCAGCTCAACGAAGCCCGGGTGGGCAACGACTGGCGCTTCGAGCATGACCGCGACGACCATGTGCGCCAGCTGCGCGGCATCGTCGGTTTCCGCTTCATGGTCGAGCGCGTGGAGTTGAAGTTCAAGCTCAGCCAGAACCATCCTGCCGCCAATGTCGAAGGCGCTGCCGCCGCGCTGAGGCAGCTGGGGGGCGAAGACAACGTGGCGGTATCCGAGCTGATGCGCGAGCGCCTGGCCCGCCAGGCAGCAGATGTGGGAGCGACGTGA